In a genomic window of Dyadobacter fermentans DSM 18053:
- a CDS encoding YtxH domain-containing protein, with protein MSKTSNTLIAFLTGCATGAALGILYAPDKGEVLRTQLTYRLSKYREKLQEVIQDLVDKKDQPDNFSRTEGERVVNDAREKAEKLLEDVDRLMAQIKGQAS; from the coding sequence ATGAGTAAAACCAGTAATACACTAATCGCATTCCTGACAGGCTGTGCAACCGGCGCGGCACTGGGTATCCTTTACGCTCCCGACAAAGGCGAGGTGCTTCGTACCCAGTTGACATACCGACTGTCCAAATACCGTGAGAAACTGCAAGAAGTAATCCAGGACCTGGTCGACAAGAAAGACCAGCCCGATAACTTTTCCAGAACGGAAGGCGAGCGTGTGGTGAATGATGCCCGCGAGAAAGCCGAAAAACTGCTGGAAGACGTGGACCGCCTCATGGCGCAGATCAAGGGTCAGGCCAGCTGA
- a CDS encoding DUF1573 domain-containing protein, which translates to MKKIALFACLGLAVAFSGCSKTEKNGEEKQANSKLPVFALIDSAEYDFGTIQEGAIVEHEFKFRNDGEYPLILNNISSSCGCTTPEWPKEPIGPKQSSSIKVRFDSKHKAGPQVKTITVYANTEPAYTELRLKGIINAAPQPALADSATARK; encoded by the coding sequence ATGAAAAAAATAGCCCTTTTCGCGTGTCTGGGATTGGCGGTGGCCTTTTCCGGTTGCTCAAAAACTGAAAAGAACGGCGAAGAAAAACAGGCAAATTCGAAATTGCCTGTTTTTGCTTTGATCGATAGCGCCGAATACGACTTCGGAACGATCCAGGAAGGTGCCATCGTGGAGCACGAGTTCAAATTCCGTAACGACGGTGAATATCCGCTGATCCTTAACAACATCAGCTCGTCGTGCGGATGCACCACGCCCGAATGGCCGAAAGAGCCCATCGGTCCGAAACAGTCTTCAAGCATCAAGGTTCGTTTTGACAGTAAACACAAGGCCGGCCCGCAGGTCAAAACGATCACGGTGTATGCCAACACCGAGCCCGCTTACACGGAGCTGAGGCTGAAAGGCATTATCAACGCGGCGCCGCAGCCCGCATTGGCGGATTCGGCAACGGCCAGGAAGTAA
- the yajC gene encoding preprotein translocase subunit YajC, with protein MNFSILAQAAAGGSQGMIYQVVMWVGIIGVFYFFMIRPQQKKQKEQKELLNNLKKGDQVVTIGGIHARIYTVEEATVTLELDKGVKLTVEKSAISRTIAG; from the coding sequence ATGAATTTTTCTATTTTAGCACAAGCAGCAGCCGGTGGCTCACAAGGTATGATTTACCAGGTCGTTATGTGGGTCGGTATCATCGGCGTATTTTACTTTTTCATGATCCGTCCGCAGCAAAAAAAGCAGAAGGAACAGAAAGAGCTGCTCAATAACCTGAAAAAGGGCGATCAGGTGGTGACGATCGGTGGTATCCACGCGCGGATCTACACGGTGGAAGAAGCTACGGTTACCCTTGAGTTGGATAAAGGTGTAAAGCTGACGGTCGAGAAATCGGCTATTTCACGCACTATCGCCGGGTAA